One region of Drosophila subobscura isolate 14011-0131.10 chromosome J, UCBerk_Dsub_1.0, whole genome shotgun sequence genomic DNA includes:
- the LOC117895491 gene encoding uncharacterized protein LOC117895491 produces the protein MPCDNAKTSSDIEHVDWNSGQHYANVRFGSGSSQASQNSGDICRICHCESDPLNPLLTPCYCSGSLKYVHQACLQQWLTASETNSCELCKFPFIMHTKIKPFNEWRSLDISGIERRRLCCSVLFHCAAALCVIWSLCVLIERAADDVQRGLIDWPFWTKLAVVTVGLTGGIVFMYIQCKAYLHLCHRWKARNRILLIQNAPEKIHPLAPPSPVAARHHQQFSEPLSHGGTSSGAVEINASGLAVAHAAHDSSCAALESGAGAGGLSQQQKQLQQRLLNASPQHMLQLAAELEVPHSSSSACTQTEDPLGQRQQLPGQPLGQVAVAANIECSQSQHNYDRDWALDDVVSQISSFRPCPQGSGSMTPFHDSIHNVLEHSEGSSRGSATDLCVGSRQDLSASGISTDTGREHALQLSSFSGSGEQKAPSISSGVSHAVANGLGGFVYKPHQTKRYSNSSIFLENRDMLNDPSVGLDNAVHPYDYSTPPKIDYRHSSILGSDQPIGCCAADCLGKGDGKEELRRYSDPKLKASAADTVLDIDLPTSPLSPPAAYASQHPQPTLVMHRSFDRGVNGSCAGPDGRCKGHSAADAQMDRSRLFFKSLPNLSSSCESLIKK, from the exons ATTCGGttctggcagcagccaggcctCGCAAAATAGCGGTGACATCTGCCGCATCTGCCACTGCGAGAGTGATCCTTTGAATCCCTTGCTGACGCCCTGCTATTGCTCCGGCAGCCTCAAGTACGTGCACCAGGCATGCCTGCAGCAATGGCTAACCGCCTCCGAGACGAACTCCTGCGAGCTGTGCAAGTTCCCCTTCATCATGCACACCAAGATCAAACCCTTCAACGAG TGGCGCAGCCTTGACATCTCCGGTATTGAGCGGCGTCGCCTCTGCTGCTCGGTGCTGTTCCATTGCGCGGCCGCCCTGTGCGTCATCTGGTCGCTGTGTGTGCTCATCGAGCGGGCTGCAGACGACGTGCAACGTGGTCTCATAG ACTGGCCCTTCTGGACAAAGCTGGCCGTAGTCACCGTGGGACTCACTGGGGGCATCGTCTTCATGTACATCCAGTGCAAGGCCTATCTGCATCTCTGCCACCGCTGGAAGGCACGCAACAG AATCCTGCTGATTCAGAATGCGCCGGAGAAGATCCATCCATTGGCCCCGCCTTCACCAGTGGCCGCCCGTCATCATCAGCAGTTCAGTGAGCCTCTTTCACACGGTGGGACATCCAGTGGAGCGGTGGAGATCAATGCCTCTGGCTTGGCTGTAGCCCACGCCGCACACGATTCGAGCTGTGCGGCACTGGAGAGCGGTGCTGGCGCGGGCGGCCTCAgccagcaacagaagcagttGCAACAGCGGCTGCTGAATGCCTCGCCACAACACATGCTGCAGTTGGCCGCCGAGCTAGAGGtgccgcacagcagcagcagtgcttGCACACAAACCGAGGACCCGCTGGGACAGCGTCAGCAGCTACCGGGCCAGCCACTGGGTCAGGTGGCAGTGGCCGCCAACATTGAGTGCTCGCAGTCGCAGCATAACTACGACCGTGACTGGGCGCTGGACGATGTGGTGTCACAGATCTCCTCGTTTAGGCCCTGTCCCCAGGGATCGGGCAGCATGACGCCCTTTCACGACTCCATACACAACGTGCTGGAGCACTCAGAGGGCTCGAGTCGCGGCTCGGCCACTGATTTGTGTGTCGGCTCGCGGCAGGATCTCAGTGCCAGCGGAATATCTACAGACACGGGCCGCGAGCACGCCCTCCAGCTCAGCAGCTTCAGTG GCAGCGGGGAACAGAAGGCGCCCTCGATCAGCTCGGGAGTGTCGCATGCCGTGGCCAACGGGCTGGGAGGATTCGTATACAAGCCGCACCAGACGAAGCGCTACTCTAACTCGTCCATCTTTCTGGAGAACCGTGATATGCTGAACGACCCGAGCGTGGGCCTGGACAACGCTGTGCACCCGTACGACTACAGCACGCCGCCAAAGATAGACTACCGCCACTCGAGCATCCTGGGCTCGGACCAGCCCATCGGCTGCTGTGCCGCCGACTGTCTGGGCAAGGGCGATGGTaaggaggagctgcgccgCTACTCAGACCCCAAGCTAAAGGCTAGTGCAGCAGACACCGTGCTGGACATTGACCTGCCCACGTCGCCACTGTCGCCGCCAGCCGCCTACGCCAGCCAGCATCCGCAGCCCACTCTTGTCATGCACCGCTCCTTCGACAGAGGCGTGAACGGTTCCTGCGCTGGACCGGACGGCAGATGCAAGGGACACAGTGCCGCCGATGCCCAAATGGATCGTTCGCGCCTCTTCTTCAAGTCGTTGCCAaatctcagcagcagctgcgagagTCTCATCAAAAAGTGA